The proteins below are encoded in one region of Synchiropus splendidus isolate RoL2022-P1 chromosome 13, RoL_Sspl_1.0, whole genome shotgun sequence:
- the cdh6 gene encoding cadherin-6 isoform X2, which produces MDRLFNVHPGNGSVFLLRSLDREDTAWHNISIIATEFNNPRQSSHVPVHIRVLDINDNAPTFATTYETFVCERTKTGQIIQTVSAVDADEPSMGHKFFFSLAPEGTYKSNFTVRDNGDNTAGILTRRASYSRLHQSVYLVPVVITDGEYPMQSSTGTLTVRVCTCDREGNMELCSAEALSSSPGLSTGALIAILLCAIILLMIVVLFTALKRQRKQEPLIISKEDVRDNVVSYNDEGGGEEDTQAFDIGALRHPDAAAALEEVSNQRRDIIPTDTLLYPAHCRAPTAASLIMTPVSVSSRDNQDVREFINQRVLDNDCNPTAPPYDSLATYAYEGSGSVAESLSSLGSVSSEAEQDYHYLSDWGPRFRKLADLYGAEDSDFC; this is translated from the exons ATGGACCGCCTGTTCAATGTCCACCCGGGCAATGGATCCGTCTTCCTACTCAGAAGCCTGGACAGAGAAGACACAGCCTGGCATAACATTTCAATCATTGCCACCGAGTTCA ATAACCCACGTCAGAGCAGCCATGTTCCGGTCCACATCCGAGTGCTGGATATTAACGACAACGCGCCCACCTTTGCAACAACATATGAAACGTTTGTCTGCGAGAGAACCAAGACTGGCCAG ATAATCCAGACGGTGAGTGCTGTCGATGCAGATGAGCCATCAATGGGACACAAGTTTTTCTTCAGCCTGGCTCCCGAGGGAACATACAAGAGCAACTTCACGGTGCGCGACAATGGAG ATAACACGGCTGGGATCCTGACCCGACGAGCCAGCTACAGCCGTCTCCACCAAAGCGTCTATCTGGTTCCTGTCGTGATCACTGATGGTGAATACCCCATGCAGAGCAGCACCGGGACTCTGACTGTGCGGGTTTGCACCTGCGACCGTGAGGGCAACATGGAGCTGTGCAGTGCAGAAGCACTCAGCAGTTCCCCAGGACTCAGCACCGGAGCTCTCATCGCGATCTTGCTGTGTGCCATCATCCTTCTCA TGATCGTGGTTCTATTCACTGCGCTGAAGCGTCAAAGAAAGCAGGAGCCGCTGATCATCTCCAAGGAGGATGTGCGGGACAACGTCGTCAGTTACAACGACGAAGGTGGTGGAGAGGAGGACACGCAGGCCTTCGACATCGGAGCGCTGCGTCACCCGGACGCTGCTGCTGCCCTGGAGGAGGTGTCCAACCAGCGGCGTGACATCATTCCCACTGACACACTGCTGTACCCTGCTCACTGCCGGGCCCCGACCGCCGCCAGCCTCATCATGACACCGGTCAGTGTTTCATCCAGGGACAACCAAGACGTCCGAGAGTTTATCAACCAGAGGGTTTTGGATAATGACTGTAACCCTACAGCGCCACCTTATGACTCACTAGCCACCTATGCCTATGAAGGCTCTGGATCTGTGGCAGAGTCTCTGAGTTCACTGGGTTCTGTGTCATCGGAGGCAGAGCAGGACTACCACTACCTGAGCGACTGGGGACCTCGCTTCAGGAAACTGGCGGATCTATACGGCGCAGAAGACAGTGACTTCTGCTAA